Part of the bacterium genome is shown below.
GGGGACGCGGCGCGGCAGCTCAAGGAGCGCCTCGCGCCACTGGCCGGCGAGTTGCTCGGCTGCGCGCCGGGCGAGGTGATCTTCGCCGCGGGCGAGGCGTGCGCGCCCGTCTGCGAGCAGGGCATGCAGACGCACATCAGCCTGGCGGAGCTGGCGCAGAAGGCCTTCCGCCGCAACCTCAACCTGGCCGCCGAGGGCTGGTGGCACGTGCCGCCGCTGGACTTCGATCCGCAACGCGGGCACGGCGAGGCCTACTTCGCCTACTCCTTCGCCACGCAGGCGGCGCGCGTCGCGGTGGATCGCGTCAGCGGCATGGCGCGCGTGCTCAAGGTGATCGCCGCGCACGACGTGGGGCGCGCGGTG
Proteins encoded:
- a CDS encoding xanthine dehydrogenase, translated to GDAARQLKERLAPLAGELLGCAPGEVIFAAGEACAPVCEQGMQTHISLAELAQKAFRRNLNLAAEGWWHVPPLDFDPQRGHGEAYFAYSFATQAARVAVDRVSGMARVLKVIAAHDVGRAVNPAGIEGQVEGGVAQGVGWALSERVVQDAEGGVASANLSTYGVPGASEAPAVETLIVEAPHPEGPLGAKSLGEPAIIPTGAAVLAALRAATGAPVTALPVSPADLLPFLEAPHV